The sequence TCTCTTCTAAAATACCTGAGGCCGGTACTGACTCATCTACAATTAGTGCGATATCTCTACGTACCGAAGGAAACTTGGGAAGCGGTTTAAATGATTTTGTCTTATCTTTTGCGATAGCTGAGATTTGATCAAGGTCGATCTCAAGAACATAAACTTTATTAGAAATATCAAGCTTCTCACTCAAATCAGGATGGAGCTCGCCTATATAACCTAATTCTCTATCGCCAACTTTAATAAGTGCCGACTTTCCGGGGTGAAGAAATCCAATTTCCTGAGCATTCTCAAATTCAACATCCTCCCAGCGAATAAGGGCTTGAAAGCCCCTTTCCAAAATGCTCTTGAAATCAAAGAAATCAAATTCCTCCTTTCCCCAGAATTCCGGCGCTCTCTTTCCGGTTGCCAAAGCTGCTATTTTTCTAATTTCATTGGGTAATTCACTATCTTGGTTTGGTAGGTAAACTCTGCCTATTTCAAAAAGTCTTAGGTCCTGCTCTTGATGGTTTAGGTTAAGTACTGCGTTTTTAAGAATTCCAGGCAGCATGCTTGTTCTCATAACTGATGTTTCAGTTGTTAGCGGATTTAATATCTTGAGCGCATCTGATTTACTAACCAAACTTAACATTTCATGGTCTTCAAAACTGTAATTTATAACCTCATAAAACCCGCTGGCCACTAAGACCTGTTTTAATTGATCCTGAACCAATTTGTTGGTATTTAAAGTGTCAGATGACATAGCCACTTGAGGTAGTGTGGTGGGTATATTGTTATATCCATAGAGCCGCGCTGCTTCTTCAATTAAATCAATCTCGCGTGTTATATCAACTCTAAATGTGGGAATTTTAAATGTATACTCGCCGTTTTGAGCTTTGACTTCTTCAAACTCAAGCCCCGTTGCGATTCTATTTATATCTTCGGCTTTGATATTTGTTCCAAGTGCTTTGTTAGCTCTATCTAGTGAAAGCGTGACCTCATTAGGCGCTATAGGATTCGGGTATTGATCTATTTCACCTCTGGCAATTTGACCCTCGCCCAGCTCCCTTATTAATTCAGCAGCTCTGTTCAGCGCTTTTACTACAGCGTTAGGATCTACTCCTCTTTCAAATCTATATGATGACTCAGATCTTAGTCCGGTTGCTTTTGAAGTCTTTCGTACAGTAACCGGATCAAAATATGCACTTTCTAAAAGGACGTTCTTAGTGTTTTCTGATACCTCAGTATTTGCCCCGCCCATTACGCCTGCTAATGCAACGGGTTTTTTGCCGTCACATATTAGTAAATCGTTTTCAGTAAGTTTTCTCTCAACATCATCCAAGGTTTTTAATATTTCTCCATTTGTTGCAGCCCTTACTACGATCTTGTGATCTTCAAGTAGGTCATAGTCAAAAGCATGGAGCGGCTGGCCATACTCTAAAAGCACGAAGTTCGTGATATCGACTACATTGTTGATTGACCTTATGTCAGAAGCCTCGAGTCTTCTCTTAAGCCAGTCCGGAGACGGGCCGATTTTCACATCATTTATAACTCTGCATGAGTATCTGGGACATTTCTCAGGGTCTACTAGTTCAACCTTTGCAATTTGGTTTATATCATCACCTGATTCTTCAACAGTTTCATCAGGGTGTTTAACAGTATTTCCGGTCAGAGCCGCAACTTCTCTTGCAACTCCAATTACGCTTAAACAGTCAGGGCGGTTAGGAGTAATACCCACTTCAAATACTATGTCGTTTAATCCGAGTACATCAGTAATTGGCGCCCCAACTTCGCTGTGATCCGGAAGAATTATAATGCCGTCGCTCTCTTCACCTAGCCCCAGTTCATTTTCAGCGCAGAGCATCCCTTCTGAGACTTCGCCTCTGATTTTAGCTTTCTTTATCTTAAGTCCATCTTCAAATTTGGGTCCGGGAGGAAGGTGAGCACCTATTTTTGCCAGTGCAACCTTATCACCAGCCTTCATATTGGTTGCTCCGCACACTATAGGATATGTGTTCTCGCCATCTGTTACTTTACAAAGCGAGAGCTTCTCAGCATTTGGGTGAGCTTCTTTCTCAAGGATTTGGGCCGACACTACATTCTCAAGACCCTCGCCTTGATAAATGACATCTTCGACCTCAAGCCCGGCCATAGTTAGGCTGTGGGATAGTTCTTGGGGGGATAGATCAAAATCTATGTAATCTCTAAGCCAGTTAAGTGTGAATTTCATTTTAACCCCGGGTCAATATGAAATATTTACATATTCTAAGTAGAGGGTCAATACCGCAACAAAGATATTTTTTCAGGATAGGTCTTATCTAGACAAAGATTCATGAATCGGGGGAAAATTTATGTCTAATGTATCTATGAGGACGGATCATCAGATATTTTGATTATTAACTTACCTTTATTTGAGCCATCAAAGAGTTTATTAAGTGCGCTTGGCGCCTGTTCTAGTCCATCAACTAGATCAATCCTATACTGTAACTTCCCCTCAGAATACCACTTACCCAGGTCTTGTATTGCCTCATTGGCGCGCTGCATGTAGTCGAGCACTAAAAATCCTTCCATAAGCGCTCTTTTTGAAATCAAGTTTGATAAGTTAGAGGGGCCGGGCTGAGGTTTTGTATTATTATATTGAGAAATCATGCCGCAAATAACTAGTCGTGCATTTATATTGATAAGATTTAACACTGCCTCTAGTATTTCACCACCAACATTGTCAAAATAGACATCTATACCGTCAGGGCATAGCTTGGTTAAACTATCAAGAACATACTCTTCTTTATAGTTGATGGCGGCATCAAAACCCAATTCATCTGTGATCCACCGGCATTTCTCATCGCTACCAGCGATACCAACTACATGACATCCTTTAATCTTTCCGATCTGTCCAACAAGAGATCCTACAGCGCCGGCTGCCGCTGAAACAACCAATGTCTCACCTTTATTGGGCTTGCCAATATCCAAAAGTGCAAAATATGCTGATAGCCCTATGTGGCCGAAAAGACCAAAATGTGCAGTAAGCGGAATAGATGGAATGTTTGGCAAGATAGTAAGTCCAGAACCATCAGTAATTGAGTAGTCTTGCCACTGTAATAGTCCTTGTACGATACTTCCTTTGGGGAAAGCATCGTTGTTAGATTGCTCGACTATTCCTATTGTTGCCCCGAGCATGACATCACCAATGGAAATAGGAGATAAATAGGAATTATCTGATGCCCAATTTCGGTTTGTAGGATCAAGAGACAAATAGATATTTCGTACCAATATTTCGCCTTGTGATGGTGACGGAACAGATTCCTGGGTGAATTCAAAATCTGTTTCTTTCACAGCGCCAACTGGGCGAGCCGCAAGTCTCCATTGTCTGTTGATTGAAGAATTCATTCTACCTCTCCTAGAATTTCGTTGAATTGTAGATCTAAAAGAAGTGAGGCATTTTGTTAAGGCCTCACCATGTTCTGAGTATAGCTGTTATTATGTTCTAGCCTAACTTAGACCAAATCAAAGCGGTCTAAGTTCATAACCTTGGTCCAAGCTGCCACAAAGTCATGCACAAACCTCTCTTGGGAATCCTCTGAGCCGTAGACTTCTGCAAGTGCTCTAAGCTCCGAGTTAGATCCAAAAATAAGATCAACACGAGTGCCGGTCCATTTTAGATCGCCACTTTTGCGGTCGCGACCTTCAAACTCTGCCTGCTCTTCAGAAGTCGCCTGCCATGTTGTTCCCAAGTCTAGAAGATTAACAAAGAAGTCATTTGTTAGAGTATCCGCTCTATTTGTAAATACGCCGTTTGCTGATTCTCCAAAGTTAGTGTTTAGAACCCTAAGCCCGCCAACTAGAACACTCATCTCGGGCGCTGTTAGAGTTAGGAGCTGTGCTCTGTCTACGAGCATATCCTCTGCCGATGCTACACATTGTTCGGTGAAGTAGTTTCTAAACCCGTCAGCTACTGGTTCTAAAACTGCAAATGACTCCACATCAGTTTGTTCTTGAGAGGCATCGCCCCTTCCTGCTGTGAAAGGTACTGTTATGTCATGGCCCGCATTTTTAGCAGCCTGCTCGATAGCAGCACTTCCTCCTAGAACAATAAGGTCAGCGATTGATACCAATTTGCCGCCGCTCTGTGAGTCGTTGAATTGTTTTTGAATAGATTCAAGTTTCTCGAGCACAGATGCTAGT is a genomic window of Thermodesulfobacteriota bacterium containing:
- the pheT gene encoding phenylalanine--tRNA ligase subunit beta — translated: MKFTLNWLRDYIDFDLSPQELSHSLTMAGLEVEDVIYQGEGLENVVSAQILEKEAHPNAEKLSLCKVTDGENTYPIVCGATNMKAGDKVALAKIGAHLPPGPKFEDGLKIKKAKIRGEVSEGMLCAENELGLGEESDGIIILPDHSEVGAPITDVLGLNDIVFEVGITPNRPDCLSVIGVAREVAALTGNTVKHPDETVEESGDDINQIAKVELVDPEKCPRYSCRVINDVKIGPSPDWLKRRLEASDIRSINNVVDITNFVLLEYGQPLHAFDYDLLEDHKIVVRAATNGEILKTLDDVERKLTENDLLICDGKKPVALAGVMGGANTEVSENTKNVLLESAYFDPVTVRKTSKATGLRSESSYRFERGVDPNAVVKALNRAAELIRELGEGQIARGEIDQYPNPIAPNEVTLSLDRANKALGTNIKAEDINRIATGLEFEEVKAQNGEYTFKIPTFRVDITREIDLIEEAARLYGYNNIPTTLPQVAMSSDTLNTNKLVQDQLKQVLVASGFYEVINYSFEDHEMLSLVSKSDALKILNPLTTETSVMRTSMLPGILKNAVLNLNHQEQDLRLFEIGRVYLPNQDSELPNEIRKIAALATGKRAPEFWGKEEFDFFDFKSILERGFQALIRWEDVEFENAQEIGFLHPGKSALIKVGDRELGYIGELHPDLSEKLDISNKVYVLEIDLDQISAIAKDKTKSFKPLPKFPSVRRDIALIVDESVPASGILEEINKIGSNLIEDAAIFDVYTGEHVDEGKKSVAVSLQLRAADKTLTEEEVNKVQEKTLKKLGLALGAELRTI
- a CDS encoding NADP-dependent oxidoreductase — protein: MNSSINRQWRLAARPVGAVKETDFEFTQESVPSPSQGEILVRNIYLSLDPTNRNWASDNSYLSPISIGDVMLGATIGIVEQSNNDAFPKGSIVQGLLQWQDYSITDGSGLTILPNIPSIPLTAHFGLFGHIGLSAYFALLDIGKPNKGETLVVSAAAGAVGSLVGQIGKIKGCHVVGIAGSDEKCRWITDELGFDAAINYKEEYVLDSLTKLCPDGIDVYFDNVGGEILEAVLNLININARLVICGMISQYNNTKPQPGPSNLSNLISKRALMEGFLVLDYMQRANEAIQDLGKWYSEGKLQYRIDLVDGLEQAPSALNKLFDGSNKGKLIIKISDDPSS